A genomic stretch from Kribbella amoyensis includes:
- a CDS encoding LacI family DNA-binding transcriptional regulator — protein MTVAGQNGGTPTLEQVAALAGVSRATVSRVVNGSPKVLPDTVAAVERAIGQLGYVPNRAARALVTRRTDSVALVVPEPDSRVFSDPFFAGILRGVSMTLAPTSSQLVLLIEPAEGDDQRLLRYLRGGHVDGAIIVSHHGRDNVLQELAQLPLPIVFSARPLGVDKAVASVDVDNVAGARTAVEHLVSIGRSRIGTIAGPLDMTAGLDRLTGYRQVAKEAGFAEAVAYGDFTADGGEQAALKLFDEHPDLDGLFVASDLMATAALRVLSQSGRRVPADVAVVGFDDSVVATTTTPKLTTVRQPVEQLGVRLAEIVLAKISGAQLTSPEIFTTELIVRGSA, from the coding sequence ATGACGGTTGCTGGGCAGAACGGTGGGACACCGACCTTGGAGCAGGTCGCCGCGCTGGCGGGCGTTTCGCGAGCGACGGTTTCGCGGGTGGTGAACGGGTCGCCGAAGGTCCTGCCCGACACCGTCGCCGCGGTGGAGCGGGCGATCGGCCAGCTCGGGTACGTACCGAACCGGGCCGCGCGCGCTCTCGTCACCCGGCGCACCGACTCGGTCGCGCTGGTCGTCCCGGAGCCGGACAGCCGGGTGTTCTCGGATCCCTTCTTCGCGGGCATTCTCCGCGGGGTCAGCATGACGCTGGCGCCGACCTCGTCGCAGTTGGTGCTGCTGATCGAGCCCGCCGAGGGTGACGACCAGCGGTTGCTGCGGTACCTGCGCGGCGGGCACGTGGACGGCGCGATCATCGTCAGCCACCACGGGCGCGACAACGTCTTGCAGGAGCTCGCGCAGTTGCCGTTGCCGATCGTGTTCAGCGCTCGCCCGCTCGGTGTCGACAAGGCGGTCGCGAGCGTCGACGTGGACAACGTGGCCGGGGCCCGGACCGCGGTCGAGCACCTGGTGTCGATCGGGCGGAGCCGGATCGGGACGATCGCCGGTCCGCTCGACATGACCGCCGGTCTGGACCGCCTGACCGGCTACCGGCAGGTCGCCAAGGAGGCCGGGTTCGCCGAGGCCGTTGCCTATGGCGACTTCACCGCGGACGGCGGTGAGCAGGCCGCCCTGAAGCTGTTCGACGAGCACCCGGATCTGGACGGGTTGTTCGTCGCGTCCGACCTGATGGCGACGGCGGCGTTGCGGGTGCTGTCGCAGAGCGGGCGGCGGGTACCGGCGGACGTGGCCGTGGTCGGGTTCGACGACTCGGTGGTGGCCACGACGACCACGCCGAAGCTCACCACGGTGCGGCAGCCCGTCGAGCAGTTGGGTGTGCGGCTGGCCGAGATCGTGCTGGCCAAGATCAGCGGTGCGCAACTGACGAGTCCGGAGATCTTCACCACCGAGCTGATCGTCCGCGGCTCGGCCTGA
- a CDS encoding LacI family DNA-binding transcriptional regulator yields the protein MAAETPRPRAKRRDPEAARTIRDVAARAGVSTATVSRVVNGNYPVAASTRAAVERAMRELGYVANAHARALAGSTTRVVGIVVNEIVDPFFAYIARGVQAEAVASGRLCLVCSTQGDQAAELKFVDLLLEQRADAVILVGGAVEDKEYFAAVDHRARQLGASGSSLVLCGRPGLASDAPAYAVEYDNTGGAAAITDHLLNAGHTRILYLGGPTALSTTTARLRGFEQALRARGHELDPALVRTGAFGRQFGYEQTLRAIDEGLDFTAIFAANDIVAAGVYVALRERGRSVPADVSVVGYDDVPVASELQPALTTVRVPLEELGRAAVRAGLSGLEKNADPFAHQRPVTTLGTVVVVRDSVAPPPR from the coding sequence ATGGCGGCGGAAACCCCGCGGCCGCGGGCGAAACGGCGTGATCCCGAGGCCGCCCGGACCATCCGCGACGTGGCCGCCCGGGCCGGCGTGTCCACGGCGACCGTCTCCCGTGTTGTCAACGGCAACTATCCCGTCGCCGCCTCGACCCGGGCCGCGGTCGAACGGGCGATGCGCGAGCTCGGCTACGTCGCGAACGCGCACGCCCGGGCACTGGCCGGGTCCACCACCCGGGTCGTCGGCATCGTCGTCAACGAGATCGTCGATCCGTTCTTCGCCTACATCGCCCGCGGCGTCCAGGCCGAGGCGGTCGCGTCCGGCCGGCTCTGCCTGGTCTGCTCGACCCAGGGCGACCAGGCGGCCGAGCTGAAGTTCGTCGACCTGCTGCTGGAGCAACGCGCGGACGCGGTGATCCTGGTCGGCGGCGCGGTCGAGGACAAGGAGTACTTCGCCGCCGTCGACCACCGAGCCCGGCAACTCGGTGCCAGCGGCTCCAGCCTGGTCCTGTGCGGGCGTCCCGGCCTCGCCTCCGACGCCCCGGCGTACGCGGTGGAGTACGACAACACCGGCGGCGCGGCCGCGATCACGGACCACCTGCTGAACGCGGGGCACACCCGGATCCTGTACCTCGGCGGCCCGACGGCGCTCTCCACGACGACGGCGCGGCTGCGTGGGTTCGAGCAGGCGCTCCGGGCCCGGGGCCACGAGCTCGATCCGGCACTGGTCCGGACCGGGGCGTTCGGGCGGCAGTTCGGGTACGAGCAGACCCTGCGCGCGATCGACGAGGGACTCGACTTCACCGCGATCTTCGCGGCCAACGACATCGTTGCCGCGGGCGTCTATGTCGCCCTGCGCGAACGCGGCCGGTCGGTCCCGGCCGACGTCTCGGTGGTCGGGTACGACGACGTCCCGGTCGCGTCCGAGCTCCAGCCGGCGCTGACCACCGTCCGGGTCCCGCTCGAGGAGCTCGGCCGCGCCGCGGTCCGGGCCGGGCTGTCCGGGCTGGAGAAGAACGCGGACCCGTTCGCCCATCAACGGCCGGTCACCACCCTCGGGACCGTGGTCGTCGTCCGCGACTCGGTCGCACCACCGCCACGCTGA
- a CDS encoding extracellular solute-binding protein, with product MRPSARCRTAAVALACSLTLLVSACGGNDPSGASDDADGPRIELTIATFNEFGYTELYREYEALHPNVRITERRAATVDAHIANLETNLRSGSGMADIEAMEVSWIYKYLAKADKFADLRQYGADDVKNRWLDWKLSGATTTDGRIIGYGTDIGPEAICYRRDLFAKAGLPTDRAEVAKLFPDWASYFSYGRRFKAKVPNSAWYDSAVLTWEAMRNQLIQAYYSNQDRYLGDENPLLKRTWDQIVAGTADGLSAKLPAWSDAWTKAFRTDAFATMACPGWLLGVIQDNAGAFGKGKWDVADVFPGGGGNWGGSYLTVPTQSSQPAEAAKLAAWLTAPEQQIKVFQKVGSFPSTTDAYDDEQVKKQVNEYFNNAPVGEIFINRARTVILKQHKGPRDGEINQVFTEALARVDEGRQSPAAAWKQALRTAERTATTRPTN from the coding sequence ATGCGGCCCAGTGCCCGCTGTCGCACCGCAGCCGTCGCCCTTGCCTGCAGCCTCACCCTGCTGGTCTCGGCCTGCGGCGGCAACGACCCGTCCGGCGCGTCCGACGACGCCGACGGTCCCAGGATCGAACTGACGATCGCCACCTTCAACGAGTTCGGTTACACCGAGCTGTACCGCGAGTACGAGGCGCTGCATCCGAACGTCCGGATCACCGAGCGCCGCGCCGCGACCGTCGACGCCCACATCGCGAACCTCGAGACCAACCTGAGGTCCGGGTCGGGGATGGCCGACATCGAGGCGATGGAGGTCAGCTGGATCTACAAGTACCTGGCCAAGGCGGACAAGTTCGCCGACCTGCGCCAGTACGGCGCCGACGACGTGAAGAACCGCTGGCTGGACTGGAAGCTGTCCGGCGCGACCACCACCGACGGCCGGATCATCGGTTACGGCACCGACATCGGTCCGGAGGCGATCTGCTACCGCCGCGACCTGTTCGCCAAGGCGGGGCTGCCGACCGACCGGGCCGAGGTGGCCAAACTCTTCCCGGACTGGGCGTCGTACTTCTCCTACGGCCGCCGGTTCAAGGCGAAGGTGCCGAACTCGGCCTGGTACGACTCGGCGGTGCTCACCTGGGAGGCGATGCGCAACCAGCTGATCCAGGCGTACTACTCCAACCAGGACCGCTACCTCGGTGACGAGAACCCGCTGCTGAAACGCACCTGGGACCAGATCGTCGCCGGTACCGCCGACGGGCTGTCCGCCAAGCTTCCGGCCTGGAGCGACGCGTGGACGAAGGCGTTCCGGACCGACGCGTTCGCCACGATGGCCTGTCCGGGCTGGCTGCTCGGCGTCATCCAGGACAACGCGGGCGCCTTCGGCAAGGGCAAGTGGGACGTGGCCGACGTGTTCCCGGGCGGCGGCGGCAACTGGGGCGGCTCGTACCTGACCGTCCCGACCCAGTCGTCCCAGCCGGCCGAGGCGGCGAAACTGGCCGCCTGGCTGACCGCGCCCGAGCAGCAGATCAAGGTCTTCCAGAAGGTCGGCTCGTTCCCGTCCACCACGGACGCCTACGACGACGAACAGGTGAAGAAGCAGGTCAACGAGTACTTCAACAACGCGCCCGTCGGCGAGATCTTCATCAACCGGGCCCGCACCGTCATCCTCAAACAACACAAGGGTCCCCGCGACGGCGAGATCAACCAGGTCTTCACCGAAGCCCTCGCCCGCGTCGACGAAGGCCGACAGAGTCCAGCAGCCGCCTGGAAACAAGCCCTCCGCACAGCCGAGAGAACAGCCACCACCCGCCCCACCAACTAG
- a CDS encoding IS481 family transposase — translation MSHRNARTTFHGRLLIVQRHRAGWAQAHIAKAMGVSRKCVKTWLDRYEAEGEAGLRDRSSRPHRCPRRTPAEVEQRVLDARERLRLGPEPIAAQTGVPARTVSRILRRHRVPHLAVCDPITGQVIRASKTTAIRYERDRPGELVHMDVKKIGRIPDGGGWRAHGRASASTRRDRSTRVGFDYVHSLVDDHSRLAYSEILPDEKGPTCAGFLTRAIAFFAAHGITRIERLMTDNAWSYRWSLREVCATHAITQKFIKPHCPWQNGKVERLNRTLQTEWAYRQVFTTNTERTAALAPWLESYNTQRPHTALGGHPPITRLQPTS, via the coding sequence GTGTCCCACCGTAACGCGCGTACGACGTTTCATGGCCGGTTGCTGATCGTGCAGCGGCACCGGGCCGGGTGGGCGCAGGCGCATATCGCGAAGGCGATGGGTGTGTCGCGCAAGTGTGTGAAGACCTGGCTCGATCGGTACGAGGCTGAAGGCGAGGCGGGTCTGCGGGACCGGTCGTCGCGGCCGCATCGGTGTCCGCGGCGTACGCCGGCCGAGGTCGAGCAGCGGGTCCTGGACGCGCGGGAGCGGTTGCGGCTCGGTCCGGAACCGATCGCGGCCCAGACCGGGGTACCGGCCCGGACGGTGTCGCGGATCCTGCGCCGCCACCGGGTGCCGCATCTGGCCGTGTGTGACCCGATCACCGGTCAGGTGATCCGGGCCTCCAAGACCACCGCGATCAGGTACGAGCGGGACCGGCCAGGCGAACTGGTCCACATGGACGTGAAGAAGATCGGCCGGATCCCCGACGGCGGCGGCTGGCGCGCACACGGCCGCGCCAGCGCCTCGACCCGCCGCGACCGCAGCACCCGGGTCGGGTTCGACTACGTGCACTCACTCGTCGACGACCACTCCCGGCTGGCCTACTCAGAGATCCTGCCCGACGAGAAAGGCCCCACCTGCGCCGGCTTCCTGACCCGCGCCATCGCCTTCTTCGCCGCGCACGGCATCACCCGGATCGAACGGTTGATGACCGACAACGCCTGGTCCTACCGCTGGTCACTGCGCGAGGTCTGCGCCACCCACGCCATCACCCAGAAATTCATCAAACCCCACTGCCCCTGGCAGAACGGGAAGGTCGAGCGCCTCAACCGGACCCTGCAAACAGAGTGGGCCTACCGGCAGGTCTTCACCACCAACACCGAACGCACCGCCGCACTTGCACCCTGGCTCGAGTCCTACAACACTCAACGCCCACACACCGCACTCGGAGGACACCCACCCATCACCCGACTGCAACCAACCTCATGA